The following nucleotide sequence is from Salvia miltiorrhiza cultivar Shanhuang (shh) chromosome 7, IMPLAD_Smil_shh, whole genome shotgun sequence.
gaaacatggcaagcttcgtgggacaaaccaaaaagaaaactagATCATGTTTCGTGGGACGGGGAGAGTATCAAAATAGattaaattaaaacataacactatatatatatatataaactatttttagaaattaaaataattaagaatgtTAATGGACATATCACACATATGTATATCAGAATAGATTAATACTAGTAGGTTATGgcttaaatttttgtttttgtttaagTTAAGacttcaaatttaatttattttgctaAACATCAGAGGTCGAATATATATCTTACTAGTCTTACATGTAAAACACATTTTACGCATCATAATTCATTCTTTTGATATCCCAACTCGAGAAACATGTTTTCATCCTCagaaaaatcttcaaaattagGATTAAGTAATTGATGTCATCATAAAGAtaaagttaaataaaaaatactaaaattgaaattatatactactccttccgtccacgaattaaagctaaaaactaagaAAGCTAATAAAGGTATTATGGTGAAacaaaatagtactccctccgtcccactgtatctaaAACTCTTTTTATTTAAGGCGTCCTattgtaagtgagactctttcattTTTTAGTAAAGATAttaccctttaaacacattttcactttttcacttacaaacaaaatacatttttcttaattttcgtgtaaaaaaaaaggtctcacatagagtgggacggatggagtagttgattaaaataataaaggtgttgtgagatGAATTCATTAGTGGTAAatggtactccctccatcccacaaGAGTGCGCATCACTTTCGATGGACATGTTCAATAAAATGGTAGATGAGTGTATTAGGAGTGGAGAAAGTGACCCATTATAAAGTAAGAAATATAAAGTTAgtggtagtgtccaaaaatggcaactgcacactcttatgggacggagggagtagtaaatattgaatataaaagtgataaatgtGTTGTGAGGTGAGTAATggtagtaaaaaaaaaaggagagtaaaaaagtacaaaaagtaCCATAAGACTTTATTTGATGGACAAAAAATTAAGAGTAAGTAGGATTTTAATTTGTGAATGAAGGGAGTACTATAAGCCCTATAAAAATGAATAAGAATACACCCTACTAATAATAAAAACAACAAATGCGCcacacaaaataataaaaacaacaataataaaaatgatatatGCAATTTATTTTCAGATGTACTAATACAAAAACAAAGTAGGAAAGTTACTGCTCTTGTAAACCGTAATTATTAAGTTGAACTGGGGTGCAGCAGGTGGCGACCCCCCAGCCCAGTAGGGCAGTTTTTTGCAATACATGGTGATGTGAAATTCAACAGTTAAAAACAGTAATTTAAAGTGAAAGGTTCACCTAATTTACCACTggggaaaaataaaaaacgatATCATCAAAGTACAAGATTGGGTAGCCTGGGAGAATCCAATGGGAAATCCAGTTATACTCTGCATATTGATGGCTCACTcattaatgtttttattttattttctgatcatatatatatatgtaacgtGCGCACACCACTCACATAAAGTATAAATGGAAATCTAAGATTCAATACGAAAATGCCCGAATTAGAAAGTCTAAATTCTTTATACACCATTTTATTCTTTGTGTTCCACATTACCAACACCAACTATACTCACCGACACTATCAAAATTTCCACGTTCAACTATTAATCCTACATAATTAATCTCTCCATTTTGTATGAGTTCCCTATACAAAATTCTAAATTTTGTTCATAGAGGTCCAATTAAACATAgtataaaaatgaaaacaatgTGCCTAATTCCATTTTTAATTCGAGTTACAACTGATCAAACACATGTTACACTAGATCACTCAATCCTTCGATTTATTTGTTAAAAGCGTACAAATCAATCAAAGTTTTGATCAAATCAGTATCGTCGTTAAACTCAATAACATTTTTAAAGGTTACCACTAAGAATGCTTCACGCCCTCAAATCAATCCACTCTTTTCTTTTGGAGTTGACAATCATATCAAATTcgcattttttatttattagggTAAAACATAATTGTTTTCGAAGTGCATACTGAATGAATTACCTCTCTATGTTCTTATATGATAAGATAATATCCTGCCGTAAATTACGTAGAAAAAGTAATATCCactatatttaatttcttaatgcGACATATTGTTAGGTCTTGTATTCTTCGTGAATTACGTTGATGTTGCTTACTAGTTTGTTCATTTGCATGTTTATTTCATCAATGAAGTTGGACATCTGTCGAATTAATAAGGTGGTATATAAgttttttattgtttaaatGTAGTAcgtccaaataaaataataatttataagcaAGTATACAAATTAAATGTGTGATATGATAATGATATAAAGGAGTGGTGCGATACGACTTTAGGTTTCTGTAGAAACACCACTTTTGACGTCATTTATCAGTTTCCATTTCGGACTAAACTCACGCTCCTAACCTCTAAAGTTTTATTCACCCCATATCTTCTTTCATAAATAATACTTGCTCGGTCTCACTATTTGTGGTTGTGGCTCACTTATTTTtatcacaaaaattaaaaaattatatataaattgaataaaaatgatGTACTTTACATCTTTCCAAAAGTTAATTGTTGTTTTGCATGGAAATAAGTCAATTTTAAcaagaaagaataaaataagTCAATTTTAAcaagaaagaataaaataaaaaacgagCCACTTTTAATAGGACGAAAAGAGTACTCCTCCATCCCCATAAATATACACATATgataataaaaagttgtttaGAGTATAGTGAATAAATAATCttacattaaaaatattattaagtaAATTGAGGGTAATTAAGAGCGTTCAACCCAAGAGCTCCTTAACGTGCTCTGGTTCCCATTCCTAAAGAGTCTCTCGTAAATTGGaatctcaaatttttatttctattttatctttaatttaaatatatttgtagataaaaattaaatacttaatttaactactaaaatttcattaaaaaatgaAGCTACATCGAAAAGTGTAGGCTTATCTATAATGTGTAATACACTATAAAAgtgaattaattataattataattataatcttaaaatttagataatttttatataaaactcgatttttttttttattcggGCGTGCTTTGCACgcgcttctctctctctctctccctctccctctcccgaGCCCCCCTCCCCCGACAGCATTGTGCGGCTCGCACGAGCCAGGTTCACGTCTGCTCCGCGAGCCGCGATACGAATGCTCTAAGTGCAAGttaaaagggtaaaattgtTGAAATTATGTGTTGAATAATATTCAAAAATAGGGTGTGCATAAATTTGGGGGAACGTACCAAAAAAGAAAGGTATGCAAAAATAAAAGGGACTGAGggagtagtagtagtagtaataataataataataataataataataataataataataacaataatatattgAAATGGACTCCTAaacgaaaatataatttttgagAATATATTTCTCACataattttacaaaataaatcaaaatatcCAAGTTGCATTCAAGTGTTCCACGTCAAAATTTGCAATCTTAAAATATAGGCTAAAACCATATTTACGACTCGCATATGAAGGTCAAGCTATTTTCAATATTTCAAAAGTAAGAATATTTTTGCAAGTTGACCTAAAGGTGAGGCCATAGACTATAACTATGCttatactaattattaatttgcATGTAACCAAATATTGCATGGTTTAATTTGTTTCACAAGGGTTTTATTATCAACTTATGGCCTGAACTTTGGTGCGTTTTGTAAAAATGTTTCACAGTAGAAGCACGTAATAATCACAACTCCAAGTTGCAGAAAAATGTatgtaaaaatgataaaaagagGATGAAGTTTGAATAGTACCAACAAAAATGGCACAACAACTTTACATTATTCCTACATCTTATCTAcagccaaaaaagaaaatttgctGTTCAATAAATCAAACATTTTGAACGTGTTAGTGATCACTACTTACGAAAGAAGCCTCTGTCTCCCTGCTTAGACCATCTCATACATTCCTTCAGCATCCCATACATTGACCAGAAAATCCACCATTTCCTGTAAAGTTTTTCATCAAAAATAGTCAGTCACGCCGACTTTAGGCCTCTACTTGCATATACAAGCGAACAAACATACCCCAAGCGGGACAGGGCTGGGAAACGGCTTGCTGCTGTTAAGCAGCTTATGCTTGCTCTTGCTCGAATTCAAACAGCAAAGCTGGAGCTTTCTGTCCATACAGAGATGCGATCTTGTGAGAAAAAAAGAATCCGtatcatcaaataattatttaccTAATCAAATAGGACTAGAATTCAATCTTCATCTGGTATTATTGTCACACACATTAAGATTTGTCAGTTGTCACATTTGGGACTGTTTCTGAATCAACAAGGACAAGTTTTTTATCTATCGCGTGATTCATCTGTTCGCATCAGTAATCTGTTACATGATATATAGTGAAGGAGAGATCGTTACCTTAATTTGAGCGCACGCAACAATTGAGATTGACTGCTTCTCTTCTTATCCCCTACCCATTCCTGTCTGCTCTGGTTCCAGAGAATAAGACCTATACTAATAAGAATCCATTTATCATTGAAATGGCAGAAAAAGAGATGAATGACAGAAATAAGGAAAGAATAAAGTTCGTAAGGGGAATAGAGCAAGATACAATTAAGTCTATTAAGTTGTCGAAATGGTTATGAAGGTATGATTTGAAGATAATACATTTTCTTTCTTCCGTATTAACATATGCACATGAAACAATGGGAGAGAAGTAAAGAGATGGATCCATCTTCTTATAGTTGATGGGAAGAATATTTGATGTGCCAGCAACAAGGGCAATTGAGCATCAAGAAATCAAAATGTTTTCGTCTCTCGCATTCAGCAGCGAAAATGGGATTTGAGGGTATAGCAGTCTAGGCCACAAGTCGACAAAAGTGCCAAAAAATCAGCCATTACAGTGGCAAAGGAACTTAACCAGAATCATAAACAAAGTAATACAACTGTGACATATTCCTTTAAACAAGTACAACAATTTAAGCAACTGCCAATAATGAACTGACCATGATTTACAAATTCAGTTGTCTCTTTTGAACAGCCAGAACCTTGAGCTGCATGCTCCTTGGTCGGCATATTTCTTGCTGATATGCGCTTTCCCAAACACGTTCTTGTAGATGTCATTTGTCAGGTGCAGGCTGACCAAAAGCTACTGATATGGTAGCTTTTGGATCTCTTATTCTGCTTTTTCAGTTGCTCGTTTTCAATTCACAACACCGACTGCAGAAAATTAACTTAATCTGGCATAGACAACCATAACACACATCAACTATCTAGTAACTAGAAAGGAGAAAAGCAATGAATAGATTGCATCTAATATTAGTCAAGTAGAAACTCTTAGTTTCAGAGAAAATGTTAAACTTTAGCTCATTTGGTAGAGGAATTATCTACTCTTATACATAATGAGTCACAGTTATACAGGGGCTCTTAACATTTAAAACAAGATAGCGATCTGCAAAAGAATTCGTCTTAAATGAATTGCATAGCTCTTAGGTGTTTCTACAAGATGAGAACAAAAtcaaaaatgttgaaaaaaattgaatatgtAAGTAAGAAGATTATGCATAATGGCTGAAAATATTTCCAAGAATTACTATTGATTAGTAATTATCAATTTGTCCTGTGCAAAGCAACAGCAATAAAAAGCATCCAAAACCTGAACTGTAGTCAATTcatattggaaaaaaaaaattaactttatgTAACTTCAATCAACAATACTGAAACACCCAATTCGTATTTTcttctttgaaaaaaaaaattatgtaattttgaGAAACAGAACACAAAAATTTAACAAATACGCATGTACTTTAACTGAATAACGAAAATGTATACTAAAAAGCATCAAGAATCCAAGATGCTCATTTATTACTAAATTCTAATCTTTACTCAAATTAACTTAAACGAACACAACGAACCCAAAACTCATTGATTGAAACCAAACATTAACTTAAATTGTCAAATAACTACAAGATACATACGAAATTTGTCGAATTGCCAAAAAGAAGACATAAAATagggaaaataaatgaacaaaAGAATGCAAACCCAGAACTAAAAATGCAATTTATTTTGCTAGTAAAAAATGCCTACCCAATGCGAGCAGCGGCATCAAAAATCAAAGCAGCGACCAATCAGAACCGCAGAAAAGGTTCTCACTATAAGCGTCGATGACAGGAAGGATGTGCTGATTAGCTTCTgccataaattttaaaaaaaaaaaatcatgctaTCATTTACATAAATTCGACAATAAATTGAGTTTTCCGAAACACAATGCACGAATAATTAATGTATATAAAATTGGAGCTGGCAGAGAAATTTACATTGTAATGGTCTCCTTCCTGAAATCGATCGCTTCTCAGCGATATGCCTTGCGGTTCTGAATTAGCTGTTTTCTTAGTTTTCTTCTTCTCCGACAAAGGAGAAATTTCATAGCTTACCTATTATGTATGTAGCTGGATGTCTGGTAGTTGCTATATTTAGCCATCtgtattttacaaaaaatataacTGCACACCACAACTCAAAAAATATAagaatttttttctttgaaaaacaGACAGAAAAAGATAGGTACTGAATAAGTATTACTATATCCAATGTATTTTTATACCCCCCTAAATATACACatatcatttttatatgaatttcaataaaaaaaattatgtagaATATTGATACCACATAAAGAATTCCACGTTAAAAGTATATTGTGATTAAATAGtattccctccatcccactttcctttttattttatctcatttataatgacaatttttaaaaataatatatggtCCATACCTTCTCTATACACATCAAATAAGTAGTTTCTACTCACTTTTACACTCTTAACACCTaattcttaatttccgtgtccAAAGTAAATGTGTCAAACTAAGTGAAACAGAGAAAGTAGTATATAAGTTACAATGATAAGATTGTGAAAATTATGTGGAATAGTTTCCAAAAATAAGATATGCATAAATTTAAAGAACATACTAAAAAAAGATGTACTTAAATATGAGGACGATcgaaggagtataatttttgttaattaattctgtagaaaaaaagaaaagaaaagttttttaggagtataatttttgcTAGAGGTGGTATACACCCGAGTGTACCGTACACTCGAGTTATATCCGATCCGAATCTTGATCCAATTGGACTATCATGGctcattttttcttgaaatgacactaacactaacactaacactaacacgatcttggaatgacactaacactattttattttacaaataacactatttcaaaaacaacactaacactattttgttttacaaatgacactaacactatatcgaaatgacactaacactaggtgtaaaatgacactaacatcaTATTGATTGGACGCTAACGCTACATGTAAATGAcatcactactagaaaaacgctcatagataacggattttatccgttatctatgagcaaaaaaaccgttgtgtatagtggtgttatctattctatacgtcatacacaacggtttcaaaaccgttatctatagtagcatagataacggta
It contains:
- the LOC130992294 gene encoding uncharacterized protein LOC130992294 isoform X1; translation: MTSTRTCLGKRISARNMPTKEHAAQGSGCSKETTEFVNHGLILWNQSRQEWVGDKKRSSQSQLLRALKLRSHLCMDRKLQLCCLNSSKSKHKLLNSSKPFPSPVPLGEMVDFLVNVWDAEGMYEMV
- the LOC130992294 gene encoding uncharacterized protein LOC130992294 isoform X2, translating into MTSTRTCLGKRISARNMPTKEHAAQGSGCSKETTEFVNHGLILWNQSRQEWVGDKKRSSQSQLLRALKLRKLQLCCLNSSKSKHKLLNSSKPFPSPVPLGEMVDFLVNVWDAEGMYEMV